A window of the Virgibacillus pantothenticus genome harbors these coding sequences:
- a CDS encoding LL-diaminopimelate aminotransferase, with the protein MNINLADKMKHFQTSIFNELSSYKREKMSEGVDMIDLSVGSPDLPPAQFVIDELTKQVQDPKQYGYTLTGTDELHQAIATFYGSQYNVPVEAKQEALMVMGSQDGLVHLPMVLTNPGDTILLPDPGYTAYHTGIALAEAEPYFMPLKEENHFLPDLDAIPREILQKSKMMILNFPGNPVPAVATKEFFEKVVTVAKKYNIAVLHDFAYSELYYDEKPISFLSIEGAKEVGVEFNSFSKSFNLAGCRIGYIVGNEAIVDGLKQLKSNLDFGVFLPIQKTAIRALENATEFTQTLRSIYKARRDLLVSGLHKAGWEVAPPKASMFIWAKVPESYTSTEFTYQLMDEAGIVVVPGNAFGPAGEGYVRIGLVQPEEVLEKAVQRLQNSNLFAVKTNSSFV; encoded by the coding sequence ATGAATATAAACCTAGCTGACAAAATGAAACATTTTCAAACATCTATTTTTAATGAACTTTCTAGTTATAAAAGGGAGAAAATGAGTGAAGGTGTGGATATGATTGATCTTAGTGTGGGAAGCCCTGATCTTCCCCCAGCTCAATTTGTAATAGACGAATTGACAAAACAGGTGCAAGATCCTAAACAATATGGTTATACATTGACCGGTACAGATGAGTTACACCAAGCGATCGCCACATTTTATGGCAGCCAATACAACGTACCTGTTGAAGCAAAGCAAGAAGCACTTATGGTAATGGGATCTCAAGACGGTCTTGTCCATTTGCCCATGGTGTTAACTAATCCCGGGGATACCATACTTTTACCTGACCCAGGCTATACAGCATATCATACAGGAATTGCATTAGCTGAAGCAGAGCCTTATTTCATGCCTCTAAAAGAAGAAAATCATTTTCTTCCAGATCTCGATGCTATTCCAAGAGAAATACTGCAGAAATCTAAAATGATGATCCTTAATTTCCCGGGAAACCCTGTACCTGCTGTAGCCACGAAAGAATTTTTCGAAAAAGTAGTTACAGTTGCTAAAAAATATAACATTGCGGTTCTTCATGATTTTGCATATTCCGAGCTTTATTATGACGAGAAGCCAATTAGCTTCCTTTCTATCGAAGGAGCGAAAGAAGTTGGGGTAGAGTTTAATTCCTTCTCTAAGAGCTTTAATTTAGCAGGATGCAGAATAGGGTATATTGTAGGAAATGAAGCTATCGTTGATGGACTAAAGCAGTTAAAATCTAATCTGGATTTTGGAGTTTTTTTGCCCATTCAAAAAACAGCAATTCGTGCATTAGAAAATGCTACTGAATTCACACAGACATTAAGATCCATCTATAAAGCACGTAGAGATCTGTTAGTTTCAGGCCTTCATAAAGCTGGGTGGGAAGTTGCTCCCCCAAAAGCCTCCATGTTTATTTGGGCAAAAGTGCCGGAATCATATACCTCTACTGAATTCACCTATCAATTAATGGATGAAGCAGGAATTGTCGTAGTTCCTGGGAATGCCTTTGGTCCTGCAGGAGAAGGTTACGTTCGGATCGGTTTAGTCCAGCCAGAAGAAGTGCTGGAAAAAGCTGTACAAAGGTTACAAAACAGCAATTTATTTGCAGTAAAAACAAATAGTAGCTTTGTTTAA
- a CDS encoding class D sortase: MLRALSIILIVCGIAILGYGGFQLYNSKALENERMDEAESFVSNKVMSEVEDVEKFNYDEIKKGDTIGVLSIPKLDREIPIIEGADEEELAQGVGHYTGTGFPGENKQILLSGHRDTVFREFDKLQDGDELHVKMKHGTFIYTMQDHKIVAADDTTVIDPDRKDEVLTVSTCYPFSYIGDAPDRYVIYAYPTK, from the coding sequence GTGCTAAGAGCATTATCAATCATTTTAATAGTGTGTGGGATAGCTATTCTTGGTTATGGCGGATTTCAATTATATAACTCAAAAGCATTGGAGAATGAACGGATGGATGAAGCGGAATCGTTTGTTTCTAATAAAGTAATGTCGGAAGTAGAAGATGTCGAAAAATTTAATTATGATGAAATCAAAAAAGGGGATACAATCGGGGTCTTATCCATTCCAAAACTAGACAGAGAGATACCTATTATTGAAGGTGCGGATGAAGAAGAGCTTGCTCAAGGCGTAGGACATTATACTGGTACAGGTTTCCCTGGAGAAAACAAACAAATCTTATTATCTGGTCATCGCGATACTGTTTTTAGAGAATTCGATAAATTACAAGACGGCGATGAGTTACATGTTAAAATGAAACACGGAACATTCATCTATACCATGCAAGATCATAAAATTGTTGCTGCAGATGATACAACTGTCATTGATCCAGATCGTAAAGACGAAGTGTTAACCGTATCAACTTGTTATCCGTTTTCCTATATTGGCGATGCTCCGGATCGTTATGTTATATATGCTTACCCTACGAAATAG
- a CDS encoding DUF4064 domain-containing protein, whose translation MDRTIEKILGIVGFIMDGALAILGIVVILILNSSVGLFEGTIDPAEFGFFDDFVSIFSVFIWIPIIGCIISFTLGLIGVLNIKRNPKTAGGFFIAAAVLSGWLLLSGILFQSLLYLAAAIMCFVRKPEEKSI comes from the coding sequence ATGGATCGAACAATCGAAAAGATATTAGGCATCGTAGGATTCATCATGGATGGAGCTTTAGCCATTTTAGGAATCGTAGTAATTTTAATTCTAAACAGCAGCGTTGGTTTGTTTGAAGGTACAATTGATCCTGCTGAATTTGGTTTTTTCGATGATTTTGTATCAATTTTTTCTGTTTTTATTTGGATACCAATTATTGGCTGTATTATCAGTTTTACTTTGGGGTTAATCGGGGTATTAAATATTAAACGAAATCCTAAAACTGCTGGTGGATTTTTTATTGCCGCTGCAGTTCTAAGTGGTTGGCTCTTGTTATCAGGTATTTTATTTCAATCGCTATTATATCTCGCAGCAGCAATTATGTGTTTTGTAAGAAAGCCAGAAGAAAAGTCAATATAA
- a CDS encoding sensor histidine kinase: MKWTLRTKIFIYLLIVSLCGVFLTSFSIFFGVENQFSNYLEVSRKEKTSFIEEEIIQTYKQTGRLISEQANSMLHDQAMTENLYYTLYDRSGNVVADTTRMQRMMHGMGMHQRTETADYESSSHTINVDGEKIGTMEVVYPVELVGEDFTFLKSIQQNILIAVIVILLLSILFSFLFSRRLSAGFMRLSTAVQELKKHKRVNVPVEDLSMEMKQLGESFNELANSLTKEEKLRKQFTADFAHELRTPLATLRSQLEAYQDGIWEPTPERLQKSHRELMRLVRLVNELETLIAVENPQKKLNFSTLEAGKIVSLLEDQFRPSFQKKGVTLQVNLPLKKTHFTADQDRVIQILTNLINNALQYTSKGKTVAIFTKDKEESICFIVKDEGIGIKNEDIPFLFERFYRGDKSRATKTGGIGIGLSIVKALVDAHHATIDFNSEVGEGTTVKVCFPKKRGF; encoded by the coding sequence ATGAAATGGACACTACGTACTAAAATTTTTATTTATTTATTAATTGTTTCCTTATGTGGTGTCTTTTTGACTAGTTTTTCCATATTTTTTGGAGTAGAGAATCAGTTCTCTAATTACTTGGAAGTAAGTAGGAAGGAAAAAACATCATTCATTGAGGAAGAAATCATACAAACGTATAAACAAACAGGTCGTTTAATAAGTGAACAGGCAAATAGCATGCTGCATGACCAAGCCATGACGGAAAATCTGTATTATACGTTATATGATCGATCAGGCAACGTAGTAGCTGATACTACTAGGATGCAACGAATGATGCATGGTATGGGTATGCACCAGCGAACGGAAACAGCAGACTACGAATCCAGTTCTCATACGATAAATGTAGATGGAGAAAAAATAGGCACAATGGAAGTGGTTTATCCTGTAGAACTTGTTGGTGAGGATTTTACTTTTTTGAAGTCGATTCAGCAAAATATTTTGATTGCAGTTATCGTCATTTTATTGTTATCCATTTTATTTAGTTTCTTATTCTCGAGAAGATTAAGTGCTGGTTTTATGCGTTTATCAACAGCGGTACAGGAATTAAAAAAGCATAAGCGGGTAAATGTACCTGTAGAGGATTTAAGTATGGAAATGAAGCAGCTCGGCGAGTCGTTCAATGAACTGGCCAATTCTTTGACAAAAGAAGAAAAGTTAAGGAAGCAATTTACAGCTGATTTTGCTCATGAGCTCAGAACGCCATTAGCAACGTTACGAAGTCAATTGGAAGCATATCAAGATGGGATATGGGAGCCTACTCCTGAACGATTGCAAAAAAGTCATCGTGAATTAATGCGCCTAGTCCGACTTGTAAATGAATTGGAAACATTAATTGCTGTAGAAAATCCGCAAAAAAAATTAAATTTTTCTACTTTGGAAGCAGGCAAAATCGTTAGCTTGCTAGAAGATCAATTTCGCCCATCTTTTCAAAAAAAAGGAGTTACGTTACAGGTTAATCTACCGTTAAAAAAGACGCATTTTACGGCAGATCAGGATCGTGTTATACAAATTTTGACAAATCTTATCAACAATGCATTGCAGTATACTTCAAAAGGTAAAACAGTAGCGATTTTTACGAAAGACAAAGAGGAATCCATCTGTTTCATTGTAAAAGATGAGGGAATAGGTATTAAGAATGAGGATATTCCATTTTTATTTGAACGATTTTATCGAGGAGATAAATCCCGAGCAACAAAGACAGGTGGAATAGGCATTGGATTGTCCATTGTTAAGGCATTGGTTGATGCACATCATGCAACAATTGATTTTAATAGTGAGGTTGGAGAAGGAACAACTGTTAAAGTTTGCTTTCCCAAAAAAAGAGGCTTTTAA
- a CDS encoding response regulator transcription factor — MTKLLIVDDEEIIREVLQAYFEKEGWDILFAENGLEALKQIKEGKPNIIILDLMLPDISGEEVCRLTRKDSDVPIIMLTAKSAEDDIINGIVIGADDYVTKPFSPREVVVRAKGLLRRVSATKRKDQLSFNNQQLMIDHIKKEVIFDGEIVALTPNEYKLLITMASYPGRVYSRGDLLVKIQEDEALFFEGYERSIDTHIKNLRKKVEYDSRNPNYILTVFGMGYKFGGKPDEMDTTY, encoded by the coding sequence ATGACAAAGCTATTAATAGTAGATGATGAAGAAATAATTCGTGAAGTATTACAAGCCTATTTTGAAAAAGAGGGGTGGGACATCCTGTTTGCAGAAAATGGTCTGGAGGCATTAAAACAAATTAAAGAAGGAAAGCCGAATATCATTATTCTTGATCTGATGTTACCGGATATTTCTGGAGAAGAAGTCTGCAGGTTAACAAGAAAAGACAGTGATGTGCCTATTATTATGCTTACTGCGAAGTCAGCAGAAGATGATATTATAAATGGAATTGTAATCGGAGCAGATGATTATGTTACAAAACCGTTTAGCCCGAGAGAAGTAGTCGTACGTGCCAAAGGTTTGCTTCGTCGAGTCTCTGCAACGAAAAGAAAGGATCAGCTCAGTTTTAATAACCAGCAATTAATGATTGATCATATAAAGAAAGAAGTCATATTTGATGGTGAGATTGTTGCACTGACGCCGAATGAATATAAGTTATTAATAACGATGGCGAGCTACCCTGGAAGAGTATACAGCAGAGGGGATTTGCTCGTAAAAATTCAAGAAGATGAGGCTCTCTTTTTTGAGGGGTATGAGCGAAGTATTGACACACATATTAAAAACTTGCGAAAAAAAGTGGAGTATGATTCAAGAAATCCGAATTATATTTTAACGGTCTTTGGGATGGGGTACAAGTTTGGAGGCAAGCCGGATGAAATGGACACTACGTACTAA